The following are encoded in a window of Colletotrichum lupini chromosome 3, complete sequence genomic DNA:
- a CDS encoding OPA3 family protein produces MVPLPLFKLAALFVRHISKYGANQIKAQAHDHPKFRAFAARYGQHIHQLNMRLSVALLRNPDAEQRAKEKAEAATVKTKEQVEKEEAKALKAKLAAENAELAKSKTPDSISASATSTSSSSSTSGTSGTSSTGSSSSTKERPRFKSVWRRKFRSLPEAKAVDLFADVIGDTFILGVASAIILYEYWKASQKPDQNAERIKALDAKLEELTRREEALSQKEEERTKRYQALEAALKELRDPKTKKPLLPSLQLLPASTETQETQKPTASAA; encoded by the exons ATGGTGCCATTACCTCTCTTCAAGCTCGCCGCACTATTTGTGCGGCACATTTCCAAATATGGTGCC AACCAAATAAAAGCTCAAGCCCACGATCACCCCAAGTTCCGCGCCTTCGCGGCACGCTATGGCCAACACATACACCAGCTTAATATGCGCCTATCGGTGGCCCTTCTTCGCAATCCAGACGCCGAGCAACGCGCAAAAGAAAAAGCTGAGGCGGCGACTGTGAAGACGAAAGAACAGGTTGAAAAGGAGGAAGCCAAAGCGCTGAAGGCCAAGCTCGCAGCTGAAAATGCCGAGCTTGCAAAGTCGAAAACCCCAGACTCTATATCAGCCTCCGCGACTTCGACTTCGTCATCCTCCTCTACTTCCGGGACCAGCGGCACCAGTAGCACCGGTAGTAGCAGCTCGACAAAAGAACGCCCCAGATTCAAGAGCGTCTGGCGACGAAAGTTCCGCTCCCTCCCCGAAGCGAAGGCCGTCGACCTCTTCGCTGACGTTATCGGCGATACCTTTATCCTCGGCGTCGCGAGCGCCATTATCCTCTATGAGTACTGGAAGGCATCCCAAAAACCTGACCAGAATGCAGAGCGCATTAAGGCTCTCGACGCCAAGCTCGAGGAGCTCACACGCCGCGAAGAGGCGCTCTCGCAAAAGGAAGAGGAGCGAACCAAAAGATATCAGGCACTTGAGGCCGCGCTCAAGGAGCTGAGGGATCCCAAGACCAAGAAGCCTCTGTTGCCGAGCCTTCAACTATTGCCGGCGTCGACTGAGACGCAGGAGACGCAGAAGCCAACTGCGTCGGCGGCGTAG